AATGGTTTTTTCACCGCCTCCACACCTGGGTCTGCTTTATCTGGGACCAGCATTCCTGAATTCTGAATCCCTAAAACAGAACAGAAAAGAGAGTTATTATACAGGTACTCAGAAGGCTGTTGATAATTATATCAAAACAGAAATAAAGGCAAATTATATTAATTTCAGCCTCTCACCCCATTGCTCAGATCCAAGAGCCTTTAAATGGCAGGGATATGAAATCGAACCGAATTATGATTATATATTTGATCTTAAATCCGGGATGGATAAATTATGGAAAAATATGAAGAAAAATACAAGAATGGAGATAAATAAGACAAAAAAAATGGGACTCACCATTGAAATCGGAGGTCAGGAAGATATAGATACATTACACCGTCTGGTTACAGAGAGATACGGGGAACAGAACAGAAATGCCAACATTCCAAAGGAATTCCTCATTGATATATACAGCAACTTCAGGGAGAATACAAGAATACTGGTTGCAAAATATAACGGTGAAGTCCTGACAGCCAACATCAAATTGAAATTTAAAAACGAAGAACTAAGCTGGATAGGCAGCCCGAAACCAAAAAACTTCACACCTTCACCAAATATGCTCATAACCTGGGAGGAGATGCAGGATGCATATGATAATGGAATGGATTATTATGTTCAGATGGGAATTGCAGGCAATAAAAGACTGCATACCTTCTTTTCTAAATTCAACCCTGATTTAAGGATCAGATTTAATGCAAAAAAAACAACTCCCGCAACAGGATTACTTGAATCCGGTTATAAAAAAATATTAAAACCTGCTTTTGAAAAATATCGTTCTTAAAAAACGGAATACACTGTAAATTGGATATACGGAGGAATAATAACAGACTGAGCAGCTAAAATATAAAATCTCAGAATAATTAGTAATAATAATTATTTTATGGCTGAAATTTTCGTCTCCCGGAAATACAGTTTAATTCAGAAATCAGATACAATTCATAGGACATTGAATATATGTTTCTTCCCCGGAAGAAGAACTGGAAACCATCATTCTGTATAAAGTAGCTGATAAAAATGAAGAGAAACCTTACCTTTTATTCCATTATTTTCATAGCATTTCTTCTGATGCAAAGAGGTTCAGGTTTAATCACAAAACTTATTCTGGCAAATGCCATAACCCCCTATGAATATGGACTAATAACTCTGGTTGCAATATCCCTTCCCACAGTTTTTCAGATACTTATGTGCCTTAACTTCAATTATATACTCTCTCATGCAGAAAAGGGAAGATATTATTTTAGATTCTCAGTCATCTCAAGCGTTATAATTGGAATAATAATATCACTTCTTCTTTTAATTTACCAGAACGTCTTTTTTGAATATCTGAATATCCCAATGGAAAACAGGTGGCTGTTTTACTGGGCACTTATAATATCAATGTTTTCAATGGGAATTATTGCTGATTTTCAGGGACTCTTAACCGGACTAAGATTATATTCTATTCCGGGAATGATAGTTGCTATTCCTTCTCTTGTACGACTGATACTGATAATTATCCTTCTGACAGTAAATAATCTTACCTTTGAAATAATTATCATTCTCTTTGCTTTATCCAATACAATTCCATTAATATATCTTCTTTTCTCTAAAAGAAGAGAAAGCTATCTTCCACACTTTAAGGAGTTCGTAATTCCGGGGAAAAAGATGCTGGCATTCGGAACAGCATTATTAATCATCGAAACATATTCAACCATAGGAATATTACTGATTAAAATTGTTGTCAGCCACGATCTTGGAATTATATGGCAGGGATATTTTGATGTATCGCTAACCCTGGTAACAATTGCGTTCTTCTTT
The sequence above is a segment of the Methanoplanus limicola DSM 2279 genome. Coding sequences within it:
- a CDS encoding GNAT family N-acetyltransferase, whose protein sequence is MTNNPYNIRIADEDDATEWDKIVEVSDQATIFHRWKWLKICEKHSDFSLAPLICYNNIEPIAVYPLFFLKKAGLKMVFSPPPHLGLLYLGPAFLNSESLKQNRKESYYTGTQKAVDNYIKTEIKANYINFSLSPHCSDPRAFKWQGYEIEPNYDYIFDLKSGMDKLWKNMKKNTRMEINKTKKMGLTIEIGGQEDIDTLHRLVTERYGEQNRNANIPKEFLIDIYSNFRENTRILVAKYNGEVLTANIKLKFKNEELSWIGSPKPKNFTPSPNMLITWEEMQDAYDNGMDYYVQMGIAGNKRLHTFFSKFNPDLRIRFNAKKTTPATGLLESGYKKILKPAFEKYRS
- a CDS encoding lipopolysaccharide biosynthesis protein → MKRNLTFYSIIFIAFLLMQRGSGLITKLILANAITPYEYGLITLVAISLPTVFQILMCLNFNYILSHAEKGRYYFRFSVISSVIIGIIISLLLLIYQNVFFEYLNIPMENRWLFYWALIISMFSMGIIADFQGLLTGLRLYSIPGMIVAIPSLVRLILIIILLTVNNLTFEIIIILFALSNTIPLIYLLFSKRRESYLPHFKEFVIPGKKMLAFGTALLIIETYSTIGILLIKIVVSHDLGIIWQGYFDVSLTLVTIAFFFLGTMNFLSVPEATNSNNSQIDRKSELGKLSRTLFSQMFFFLIVMYFYSDFIVGILFPEKYSIAGDYCYILIIGFIFLYIQNYLANLNISFAETTKEYFIQVVYPLSLLPFYIILTDIAIKILREYNYDNGFAGPYLSYCLLAVILTIITIINSGDIKYLKIILFDIEKLIIAFIITASLIYLTNPSAIAGIFISFALYNGLLILSGYMDKKTIADIFKI